A window of Puntigrus tetrazona isolate hp1 chromosome 11, ASM1883169v1, whole genome shotgun sequence contains these coding sequences:
- the LOC122353917 gene encoding growth arrest and DNA damage-inducible protein GADD45 beta-like isoform X2, which translates to MDTVSQALEELLAAAQRQDCLTVGVYESAKLMNVDPDCVVLCVLATDEEDQDDIALQIHFTLLQAFCCDNDINILRVSGLRRLAQVLGEPATVDNNEPRDFHCIIVTNPQCQPLKCQALKDVGNYCEESRCKNQWIPYLSLQER; encoded by the exons atgGACACCGTGAGCCAAGCATTGGAAGAGCTGCTGGCAGCAGCGCAGAGACAGGACTGTCTCACCGTCGGCGTTTATGAGTCTGCAAAACTAATGAATGT AGACCCGGATTGTGTCGTACTGTGCGTTCTGGCCACCGACGAGGAGGACCAGGACGACATTGCCCTGCAGATTCACTTCACGCTCCTTCAGGCGTTCTGCTGCGACAACGACATCAACATCCTGCGGGTGTCCGGGCTGAGACGCCTCGCACAGGTGCTCGGGGAGCCCGCCACCGTGGACAACAACGAGCCGAGGGATTTCCACTGCATAATAGTCACC AACCCCCAGTGCCAGCCGCTCAAATGCCAGGCGCTGAAAGACGTGGGCAACTACTGCGAAGAAAGCCGCTGCAAAAACCAGTGGATCCCCTATCTGTCCCTGCAGGAACGCTGA
- the LOC122353911 gene encoding la-related protein 6-like has protein sequence MCGAIRGNVSMSSPGFTDIFHCEDTQQSKGPLSYIDDGLNDSLDGSSTELTDVFEEDFCEGDLWIPPNDDLTHKIAAQLENYLSDQNLADDAFLLKHVQRNKMGYVSLKLLTSFKKIKDLTRDWRTTLAAARRSPQLEVNEMATKVRRRTPVPDWLLCIPTSKLLLAWNFLDGAGPVKDEVNGSPGVEQLGIMEAAMRVFSPYGTISSLRILRPGKEIPTELKRYTKKHLELGRKACAVVEYEYLEGARRAYEALKAEEQQQGGRGVCVVLLGSRGTRKPGWSQGLAEEESEEGVDGESSKKPNRKSRRFLYSLEDSAVCSSSESDFAPASPRPIRRVSRPQALYGSPLAVPRISPFRSDPYRNPLGSPVGSPLLPRKLFPCGHVTSPLAAHPFSSSPAGAGSYSSGRHKGSGELSQDDSVFAGSPWVQRRKHAAQVIQPEMGDSAAPVQTSVSVVRQPVGPDGTRGFHNCIGRGKVLLPH, from the exons ATGTGTGGCGCTATTCGGGGGAACGTCAG CATGTCCTCACCCGGTTTTACTGACATCTTTCATTGCGAAGACACTCAGCAGTCAAAGGGGCCGCTCTCATACATTGATGATGGGCTAAACGATAGTTTGGATGG gagTTCAACTGAGCTGACTGATGTCTTCGAGGAGGATTTCTGTGAGGGTGATCTCTGGATTCCTCCCAATGATGATTTGACGCACAAAATTGCTGCCCAGCTGGAGAACTACCTTTCTGACCAGAATCTGGCAGATGATGCTTTTCTCCTCAAACATGTTCAAAGAAACAAGATGGGTTACGTCAGTTTAAAGCTGCTGACGTCTTTCAAGAAG ATTAAGGATCTGACGCGTGACTGGCGCACCACGCTTGCGGCTGCAAGAAGGTCTCCGCAGCTGGAAGTGAACGAGATGGCGACCAAAGTGCGGCGAAGGACCCCGGTACCCGACTGGCTCCTGTGCATTCCCACGAGCAAGCTGCTTCTGGCCTGGAACTTCCTAGACGGCGCAGGGCCGGTCAAAGACGAGGTAAACGGCTCGCCGGGCGTGGAGCAGCTAGGCATCATGGAAGCCGCGATGCGCGTGTTCTCTCCCTACGGCACCATCTCATCTCTCCGCATCCTGCGGCCGGGAAAAGAGATCCCTACGGAGTTGAAGCGCTACACTAAGAAGCACCTGGAGCTGGGGCGTAAAGCGTGTGCTGTGGTGGAGTACGAGTATCTGGAGGGCGCGCGCAGGGCCTACGAAGCCCTGAAGGCGGAAGAGCAGCAGCAGGGAGGAAGGGGCGTCTGCGTGGTCCTGCTGGGAAGCCGCGGCACCCGTAAGCCGGGATGGAGTCAGGGTCTAGCGGAGGAAGAGTCCGAAGAAGGCGTCGACGGCGAGAGTTCGAAAAAGCCGAACAGGAAGTCCAGGCGCTTCCTGTATTCTCTGGAGGATTCGGCTGTTTGCAGCTCTTCGGAGTCCGACTTCGCCCCTGCTTCGCCCCGGCCCATCCGCAGGGTCTCCCGTCCTCAAGCCCTCTACGGCAGCCCCCTCGCCGTCCCGCGAATATCGCCTTTCCGCTCGGACCCGTACAGGAATCCCCTGGGCAGTCCCGTAGGAAGCCCTCTCCTGCCTCGTAAGCTTTTTCCTTGCGGTCACGTGACCTCTCCTCTGGCCGCCCATCCGTTCAGCAGCTCGCCCGCCGGAGCTGGTTCGTACTCCTCCGGCAGACACAAGGGCTCGGGTGAGCTCTCCCAAGACGACTCGGTCTTCGCCGGCAGCCCCTGGGTCCAGAGACGCAAGCACGCCGCCCAGGTCATTCAGCCCGAGATGGGCGACTCCGCGGCACCCGTTCAGACGAGCGTCTCGGTCGTTCGCCAGCCTGTCGGCCCCGACGGGACCAGAGGCTTTCATAACTGCATCGGTCGAGGGAAGGTGCTGCTACCACACTGA
- the LOC122353917 gene encoding growth arrest and DNA damage-inducible protein GADD45 beta-like isoform X1, translated as MTLEEVVGCNITDKKMDTVSQALEELLAAAQRQDCLTVGVYESAKLMNVDPDCVVLCVLATDEEDQDDIALQIHFTLLQAFCCDNDINILRVSGLRRLAQVLGEPATVDNNEPRDFHCIIVTNPQCQPLKCQALKDVGNYCEESRCKNQWIPYLSLQER; from the exons ATGACCCTGGAAGAAGTCGTTGGATGCAACATCACTGATAAAAA aatgGACACCGTGAGCCAAGCATTGGAAGAGCTGCTGGCAGCAGCGCAGAGACAGGACTGTCTCACCGTCGGCGTTTATGAGTCTGCAAAACTAATGAATGT AGACCCGGATTGTGTCGTACTGTGCGTTCTGGCCACCGACGAGGAGGACCAGGACGACATTGCCCTGCAGATTCACTTCACGCTCCTTCAGGCGTTCTGCTGCGACAACGACATCAACATCCTGCGGGTGTCCGGGCTGAGACGCCTCGCACAGGTGCTCGGGGAGCCCGCCACCGTGGACAACAACGAGCCGAGGGATTTCCACTGCATAATAGTCACC AACCCCCAGTGCCAGCCGCTCAAATGCCAGGCGCTGAAAGACGTGGGCAACTACTGCGAAGAAAGCCGCTGCAAAAACCAGTGGATCCCCTATCTGTCCCTGCAGGAACGCTGA